DNA sequence from the Salvelinus alpinus chromosome 7, SLU_Salpinus.1, whole genome shotgun sequence genome:
CAGTAGGCTAGCCTTACAGAACTGCCCACATGGTGTAAAGACTTCTAAACTGACTTAAACCAGGAACTTCCCTCACGAGCCAATTAAATACAACAACCCTCCAGACAAAGTGTGTTGTGATTGGTTCACCAAAGGCCGGGTCAAAATCACGACCCCCGTGCCTTCCTGCTAGCAGCCGCACGCCTACTGTTGATGGCCTTGGTGCTGGCCCTCAGTTTTCTCAGACGCAGCTGTCGTAGCCTCAGCTGCAGGTCTTTGGGGAGCTTGCCCCCCTTGGCCAGGATCTCCTTAAGCCTCTGTTTGGGGGTCTTGGTGAGGCGGAAGTCACATATGGTGGGGTAATGCTCGTACATCACACGGCACATACGTGTGGATGGGTTGTAGCCCTCGGCGCTCACCGTGACCTCGTACTCGCCCGGGTTTAGCAGGCGCCAGTAGTCCCCGTCAGCAACTGCAGTAGAGGCAGGACACAACATGGCTACTGGTTAGTGGTAGGCTTCTCTGGCCTACACCTTTCATAACATATTCCTGCAGTGCCCTCTAGGTGCAATTTTACGACATAATTTTGAGGTTTTCTTCTTGAATCATTTACTGatgtgaaaaaatgtgcatgtgAGGAGGTAGACAGCCCACCTGATCTAATATGGTGGTCGATGTCATCCACTTTGATTATGGCATCTGCAATGCCAGcctctgtgtctttgtctctgATCACACCCTTGAGTCCTCTGTGGACCTTCAATACAAAGCAAAAATCTAGAGATCAACAACACCATCATGGTGTGTTTAAACTGTATTCGACACTATTGATGGACGGACCTGCTCCATGTAGATCAGTAAAGACTCTTTGTTGTTCTCCCACTCGATGGGCAGCTCACTGGCATGGGGGAACTTATCACAGGACAACTCCACTGTCACATCGAAGCAGTTGGTGTGTAGATAGCTGAAATCATTCATGCCTGgaatagatttcaggcaaataaTCAAGAATGTAAATCTTAAAATGGTACTTGAAATGACAGTACAGTACCCTGCTTTTCAAAGACAATGATGAGATGAACAAGATCACAAAATGCATAACCATAAAAGTGGTGGAATTCTCACTTCCTTGGACCGTGTGCCAGTTGGCTccgttgatgatgttgttgtagCGTTGGAAGTTTTCATTGTGACAAGGCCGGCGGTCTGGATTTGACATGACCTGGTTGGTGCTGGCATAGACCGTGGCCAGCCAGCGGAAGAAACTATTGTCCGGTGTAGGGGTGTCATCGTGAGGTGCCCAGTCTTCAGTCCTGTCGAAGGGGTAGGTGACCACCAGTTCACCCCCGTGGAGGTTGGCACTTAATACGAACGGGATGTTCTGCATCCAGTTAATGACAGCACGCGTCTCTAAGGCCACCTATTGGATATAGGTCAATGCCACAGGAATAATGCATTAAAACAATATAGTGAAGTACAACAATTTTGACATATTCTCAAGGATATTGCTATATGACAAATCAAGAGCTTGGTTCTATAAGGTTATACAGTATCTGCATTTTTGTCAAAATTGAAttattgacatagccttgttctgttcaatgttctttacctatatagtactctaaatacGCCAATTCATGTTTAGTTCAAAAGAataccattcaaaccaatgagggttcagaactttaaagccaattatcGCAGAATAATATTTTTGCAGATAGATTTAAGAAAATGTTCACATTCTTGATTTTCCCCAATTCTCTAACACAATATCATAGAGTGGATACTATTTGGTGATTTGATGTATGCATGTGAATTCTGAATGTCAACTTACAAAGGCGTCCTCTGAGGTATAGTACTCTGGTATGGGGATGTAGTGGTTGATGAGTTTGGACTTATCGTTATTTTGGAAGTCAAATTCAATAGCATCCCACATTACTTTATTCAGGTCAGCAAAGTTGTGGTTCATGTCGATGCCCTGGTAGCTATAGCGACCGAGCGCCCACCCCGCCAACTCGGAACCCTGGGATGAGAGAAGGGTCAGAGGTCAACATGGGCCTCTGAACAGTTAAAGGATATTTGACCAGTAATGTTGATTAAAATATACTCTCAGTAATAACACtataatatattatattacaACAAAACATGTTATAACATGTTTTCTGAGACCTTCTTGAAGGCCATTTCATAACCATCGGGGTTCATGGATGGCAGCAAGTGGATGCGTGTCTCCTTGACCAGCCGGACGATGCGCTGGTTTCCCAGTTTGTACTCCTGACAGATATACTGCATCAGGTTGAGCAGCAGCTCCCGACCCAGGGCTTCATTCCCATGCATGCCAGCCACATAGCGGAACTCTGGCTCGcctgcagagagagacaaagcacaTATGTA
Encoded proteins:
- the cpxm1b gene encoding probable carboxypeptidase X1 isoform X1; translation: MWSGGRLNCQYSPGMSEGTVMAQALYFTFVLSCLICGSYGLVSSGNGTTTVRSVDYNTTTAVTPTERRDSTTKLNTTQSNKTTNAPAVKLTSTTTSKVLTTTTRPPKTTTTANYSFNTEDLNEGIDKKVEKRVWNKEPEDEPLEFECPPLGLESLRVKDTQLRASSYKRRGLGPHRGRLNIQSGIEDGDIYDGAWCAQYEDKKQWLEVDARRPTRFTGVIMQGRSSIWSWDFILTYKVQFSNDTLVWQPAMNGTKEAVFEGNQDTETPVLALFNESATVARYIRINPQSWYENGTICLRAEVLGCTLPDPNNIYAWQQTEQGTQDKLDFRHHNYKEMRKLMKSVTEACPDITHIYSIGKSHMGLKMYVMEISDHPGKHELGEPEFRYVAGMHGNEALGRELLLNLMQYICQEYKLGNQRIVRLVKETRIHLLPSMNPDGYEMAFKKGSELAGWALGRYSYQGIDMNHNFADLNKVMWDAIEFDFQNNDKSKLINHYIPIPEYYTSEDAFVALETRAVINWMQNIPFVLSANLHGGELVVTYPFDRTEDWAPHDDTPTPDNSFFRWLATVYASTNQVMSNPDRRPCHNENFQRYNNIINGANWHTVQGSMNDFSYLHTNCFDVTVELSCDKFPHASELPIEWENNKESLLIYMEQVHRGLKGVIRDKDTEAGIADAIIKVDDIDHHIRSVADGDYWRLLNPGEYEVTVSAEGYNPSTRMCRVMYEHYPTICDFRLTKTPKQRLKEILAKGGKLPKDLQLRLRQLRLRKLRASTKAINSRRAAASRKARGS